The following proteins come from a genomic window of Eulemur rufifrons isolate Redbay chromosome 26, OSU_ERuf_1, whole genome shotgun sequence:
- the NEUROG2 gene encoding neurogenin-2 → MFVKSETLELKEEEDMLVLLGSASPASAALTPLSSSGDEDEEEEPGAQGGARRPRGAEAGPGVRGGSAAAAAAAVAAGTEGCRPARLLGLVHECKRRPSRARAVSRGAKTAETVQRIKKTRRLKANNRERNRMHNLNAALDALREVLPTFPEDAKLTKIETLRFAHNYIWALTETLRLADHCGGGGAGLPGALFPDAALLSPGGAGAALSSGGDSPSPASTWSCTNSPAPSSSASSNSTSPYSCALSPASPAGSDLDYWQPPPRDKHRYAPHLPVARDCV, encoded by the coding sequence ATGTTCGTCAAATCGGAGACCCTggagctgaaggaggaggaggacatgCTGGTGTTGCTCGGCTCGGCCTCCCCGGCCTCGGCGGCCCTGACCCCGCTGTCGTCCAGCGGcgacgaggacgaggaggaggagccgGGCGCGCAGGGCGGGGCgcgccggccgcgcggggccgaGGCCGGGCCGGGCGTGCGGGGCGGCTCGGCTGCGGCTGCGGCGGCTGCGGTGGCGGCGGGGACCGAGGGCTGCCGGCCCGCGCGGCTGCTGGGGCTGGTGCACGAGTGCAAGCGGCGACCCTCCCGGGCGCGGGCGGTGTCCCGCGGCGCCAAGACGGCCGAGACCGTGCAGCGCATCAAGAAGACGCGCAGGCTGAAGGCCAACAACCGCGAGCGCAACCGCATGCACAACCTGAACGCGGCGCTGGACGCGCTGCGCGAGGTGCTCCCCACCTTCCCCGAGGACGCCAAGCTCACCAAGATCGAGACCCTGCGCTTCGCCCACAACTACATCTGGGCGCTCACCGAGACGCTGCGCCTGGCCGACCACTGCGGTGGCGGCGGCGCGGGCCTGCCGGGGGCGCTGTTCCCCGACGCGGCCCTGCTGAGCCCGGGGGGCGCGGGCGCCGCCCTGAGCAGCGGCGGGGACAGCCCGTCGCCCGCCTCCACGTGGAGTTGCACCAACAGCCCCGCGCCGTCCTCCTCCGCGTCCTCCAACTCCACCTCCCCCTACAGCTGCGCGTTGTCGCCCGCCAGCCCGGCGGGGTCGGACCTGGACTACTGGCAGCCCCCGCCGCGCGACAAGCACCGCTACGCGCCGCACCTCCCCGTGGCCAGGGACTGCGTCTAG